A genomic segment from Zygotorulaspora mrakii chromosome 1, complete sequence encodes:
- a CDS encoding zinc-binding alcohol dehydrogenase family protein, which yields MLKRRIDDPSYCFEESSQKSVEKVGSFKSRRLFENESPSIIVPRFQKGLIISTFEKDLVACASLPVTKQLKEYEILVQNEYVGLNHVDWKSKKYRFNIYSFPWVNGRECSGIVIKQGPKVDKKKFPIFSEVFLASTSYRDLKTSTFQEYTVFDSRLVWRIPQHKLPIGLVQNKFGLEFAAGIGVALVTAGSAISTIVDLTVEVQKNNDKAQNIAIWGGSSSVGLYVIQLAKACKKFDKIVIISSSKHKDYLKELGATHVIDRFQPAERILEEIADLCPEGVNYGIDVISKETATVLSKILEHGNTETKKLVCIVGLPEGTTECVRKNLKTKLIIETVNIKKFHEDIRFGSWFVSYTSKLFETDQLKPIKSLKVFKSLGSFGEGIMNGLKELEDKGASAEKFVASL from the coding sequence ATGTTAAAAAGGAGGATTGATGATCCATCCTACTGTTTTGAGGAAAGTTCTCAGAAAAGTGTAGAAAAAGTGGGAAGCTTCAAATCAAGAAggctttttgaaaatgaaagtcCATCCATAATTGTGccaagatttcaaaaaggcCTAATTATTTCAACGTTTGAGAAAGATTTAGTTGCCTGCGCCAGTTTACCTGTCACCAAGCAATTAAAAGAGTACGAAATTCTTGTTCAAAACGAATATGTTGGCTTGAACCATGTGGATTGGAAGTCCAAAAAGTACAGGTTCaatatatattcttttccatgGGTTAATGGCCGAGAGTGCAGTGGAATTGTGATTAAACAAGGCCCCAAGGtggacaaaaaaaaattcccgattttttcagaagtaTTCTTGGCCAGCACATCTTACCGAGACCTGAAAACTTCAACTTTTCAAGAGTACACGGTTTTTGATTCCCGGTTGGTTTGGAGAATTCCACAGCATAAACTGCCCATTGGTTTAGttcaaaataaatttgGTCTTGAATTCGCCGCTGGAATTGGTGTGGCACTAGTGACAGCTGGTTCAGCAATCTCCACTATTGTAGATTTGACAGTAGAggtacaaaaaaataacgaCAAAGCGCAAAACATTGCAATATGGGGTGGTAGCTCTTCTGTAGGACTTTATGTCATACAATTGGCCAAAGCCTGCAAAAAATTCGACAAAATTGTTATTATATCTTCAAGCAAACACAAAGATTATCTAAAAGAGCTAGGCGCAACCCATGTGATAGATCGTTTTCAACCTGCAGAGAGAATCTTGGAAGAGATTGCGGATCTTTGTCCGGAAGGTGTCAATTATGGAATTGATGTGATATCCAAAGAAACAGCCACTGTATTGTCCAAAATATTGGAACACGGTAACACCGAAACCAAGAAGCTAGTTTGCATTGTTGGACTCCCCGAGGGTACAACTGAGTGTGtgagaaaaaatttaaaaacaaAGTTAATAATTGAAACTGTAAATATAAAGAAGTTTCATGAAGATATTAGATTTGGTTCTTGGTTCGTTAGTTATACTTccaagctttttgaaactgATCAGTTAAAGCCTATAAAATCCTTGAAAGTTTTTAAATCACTTGGCAGCTTTGGCGAAGGTATAATGAATGGTctgaaagaattggaagataAAGGGGCAAGTGCTGAGAAGTTTGTTGCAAGTTTATag
- the STL1 gene encoding glucose-inactivated glycerol proton symporter STL1 yields MSAIKGFEEKGIVIDEVEEVSSKSIQNVFQTHQSEDLVTANVREICEKYDLLEYEDLLVRGALLANRPEVIESEEYSEAERESIRRETTHPLLSLSRSMILAAICTSCAAINFGMDESAVGGAQLQYQKQFNITDVNIQGLTVAAPYLAAAVFGAPLTVFLSNHVGRRWVVFISCLIAFVGSLIQGFSNGLASMLFSRLLMGIGMGLNSSTVPIYTAECSPAICRGAVLMLWQTFIALGVALGSIFNRAFVGLNGSLSWRLMIGSSAVPPLLTAALIFFPPESPRWLIVNGKFKESYKSLIGLRSCELSGSRDFYILYESLQCESQLETRLTKWEQFISLFTEPRNRFALIVSSIGILGQQYGGVNILVSYTTAILTNAGIDPVTAIGGSIGIGGGCFLATFLSSQLIDRYGRRKMLLLTLPVEGICLFWLGGVINISNDQTRLGLGLAAMYVYVLFYGTGIGPVSFTLVAETPSISVRMAHSAFCMSLNWILDFCLSMTWPKMNSQMTTSGGLYFYGAFNFVTWTLAYLCIPETKEFTLEQLDEVFSKGIKPFFKNKLKRLFRKH; encoded by the coding sequence ATGTCTGCCATTAAAggttttgaagaaaaaggcATTGtaattgatgaagttgaagaagtcTCATCAAAAAGCATACAGAACGTATTCCAGACTCATCAGTCTGAGGATCTCGTCACAGCGAACGTTCGAGAAATATGTGAGAAGTATGACTTGCTCGAATATGAGGACCTCCTAGTAAGAGGGGCTTTGCTTGCTAATAGACCTGAAGTTATTGAGAGTGAAGAATACTCTGAAGCTGAGAGGGAATCTATCCGGAGAGAAACAACACATCCACTGTTATCCCTTTCTCGGTCAATGATTCTCGCAGCTATCTGTACTTCTTGTGCTGCTATAAACTTTGGGATGGACGAAAGTGCGGTAGGAGGTGCACAGTTGCAGTATCAAAAGCAATTCAACATCACAGACGTCAATATCCAGGGATTAACAGTGGCTGCACCTTATCTAGCGGCAGCAGTGTTTGGTGCGCCCTTGACTGTTTTTTTAAGCAACCATGTCGGGAGGAGATGGGTTGTGTTTATCAGCTGTTTAATCGCTTTTGTAGGATCCCTGATTCAAGGCTTTTCAAACGGGCTTGCCTCAATGTTGTTTTCAAGGTTGCTTATGGGAATTGGTATGGGACTAAACTCTTCAACTGTGCCTATATACACAGCTGAATGCTCACCCGCAATTTGTAGAGGAGCCGTTCTTATGCTTTGGCAAACATTTATCGCTTTGGGAGTAGCACTCGGATCTATTTTCAACCGGGCTTTCGTTGGGCTTAATGGTTCGTTATCTTGGAGATTAATGATTGGATCCTCAGCAGTTCCACCCCTTTTAACTGCAgctttgatatttttcccACCAGAATCCCCCAGATGGTTGATTGTCAATGGAAAGTTTAAAGAATCTTACAAGTCTTTAATTGGACTGAGATCATGTGAGTTATCTGGTTCTAGAGATTTTTATATCCTTTACGAGTCTCTCCAATGTGAATCACAGCTCGAAACGCGGCTCACAAAATGGGAACAGTTTATCTCGCTATTCACTGAGCCAAGAAATAGGTTTGCGCTGATTGTATCTTCAATAGGAATACTTGGTCAGCAATATGGTGGtgtaaatattttggtCTCCTACACTACAGCAATTTTGACCAACGCTGGTATTGACCCCGTGACAGCCATTGGTGGTTCAATTGGTATTGGAGGGGGTTGTTTTCTAGCTACATTCCTGTCGAGTCAACTAATTGATAGGTATgggagaagaaaaatgcttCTTCTTACTCTTCCTGTTGAAGGTATCTGTCTATTTTGGCTGGGAGGAGTGATCAACATTTCGAATGATCAGACACGTTTGGGCCTAGGATTGGCTGCAATGTATGTTTACGTTCTCTTTTATGGTACAGGAATTGGTCCTGTAAGTTTTACATTGGTTGCTGAGACTCCATCGATCTCTGTTAGAATGGCCCACAGTGCCTTCTGCATGAGTTTGAATTGGATATTAGATTTCTGTCTGAGTATGACTTGGCCGAAAATGAATTCCCAAATGACTACTTCAGGAGGTCTCTACTTCTATGGTGCATTCAACTTTGTGACCTGGACTCTTGCGTATTTATGCATTCCAGAAACTAAAGAGTTCACACTGGAACAACTTGATGAGGTCTTTTCTAAAGGTATCAAGCCGTTTTTTAAAAACAAGTTAAAAAGACTTTTTCGCAAACACTGA
- a CDS encoding sodium:solute symporter family protein, translating to MEPVFSQGVGYGVVLGIGAFFAVLMNVVTLIQNKFTSNKTNRADEFTAASRNVPLGLMVVSIVSSWCWSLTLLQSASESYNYGVSGGYLYAIGGFIQVSVFSVVASKVKANANLVTTFPEAGYLRFGTAGHLAFLWCGMVCNTIVSACILLGGAAVINALTGMNYYAILYLLPFVCAVYVYFGGLRATFISDASHTFPLLVFLIIFVFVIYGGGSSVIGSPQKMWELLSEVALQNPVDDNYHGSYLTFRSKDGGIFLFISIITGFGLVVLDQAYWSRAIAAESLKTSKAYFIGAVSWFVIPWTMGLSLGLGARACSLIPGFPSLSDEEISSGLAAVAAAEYLVGKAGSTMILLMIFFSVTSSFSGELIATSTLLSYDVFKKYLKKDATPQQVLVASKAGVFIWAIFAGSIASIFYKIGISMGWLFNFLGCATASGVFPVALTFTWNKLNKWGAVSGSILGMTLAIAIWLITCKAYMGEITVANLSNRWVSFAGNAAALFLGGIFSIGVSLIWPANFDWDNIRNKTILTEPFNETVLHKDGKSAVQEEETYEIKDPVGAKLESCSSSEDVEALDVPLAEVIPAAKLNKQFKFFMKLSLMSAFCLAVLIPIPQIAAPFVYTKNFFTFVIAVNIIWLFCTFILCVVLPLFESREFFRNLIRQLSQKTA from the coding sequence ATGGAGCCAGTATTTTCACAGGGTGTTGGCTACGGCGTCGTTTTGGGAATAGGTGCTTTTTTTGCCGTCTTGATGAATGTGGTGACCCTTATTCAGAACAAGTTCACATCTAATAAAACCAACCGAGCTGATGAGTTTACTGCAGCTTCTAGAAACGTACCTCTAGGCTTGATGGTCGTTTCCATTGTGAGCAGTTGGTGCTGGTCTCTAACTTTACTCCAATCTGCGTCGGAATCATACAATTATGGTGTATCTGGGGGATACCTCTACGCAATTGGGGGATTCATACAAGTGTCGGTATTTAGTGTAGTTGCATCTAAAGTTAAAGCAAATGCGAACTTAGTAACAACTTTTCCTGAAGCAGGGTACCTCAGGTTCGGAACCGCAGGACATTTGGCATTTTTATGGTGCGGAATGGTCTGTAATACGATTGTAAGTGCGTGCATCTTACTGGGAGGGGCTGCTGTTATTAACGCTCTTACCGGAATGAACTACTATGCGATTTTATATCTGCTTCCTTTCGTGTGTGCAGTTTATGTTTACTTTGGAGGCCTTAGGGCAACATTCATTTCAGATGCATCACACACATTTCCATTGCTCGTATTTCTGATCATATTCGTATTTGTCATATATGGGGGCGGCTCTAGTGTTATCGGCTCACCGCAGAAGATGTGGGAATTATTGAGTGAGGTAGCCCTTCAAAATCCGGTGGATGATAACTACCATGGTTCCTATCTCACGTTTAGGTCAAAAGACGGAGgaatatttttatttatttctatCATTACCGGTTTTGGGCTTGTCGTACTAGATCAGGCATACTGGTCGAGAGCAATCGCCGCGGAATCTCTTAAAACATCAAAAGCATATTTTATTGGAGCAGTTTCATGGTTTGTTATACCTTGGACCATGGGCTTATCGCTAGGTCTAGGCGCGAGAGCTTGCTCTTTGATACCCGGTTTCCCATCTTTATCCGATGAAGAGATATCTTCTGGTTTGGCAGCTGTTGCCGCTGCCGAATACCTGGTTGGAAAGGCTGGATCAACAATGATATTGCtgatgattttcttttccgTTACTTCGTCGTTTTCAGGAGAGTTGATTGCTACGTCAACTCTGCTCTCTTACGATGTATTCAAGAAATAcctcaaaaaagatgctaCTCCACAACAAGTTCTTGTGGCATCCAAGGCAGGCGTTTTCATCTGGGCTATCTTTGCAGGAAGTATTGCCAGTATCTTTTACAAAATAGGCATCTCAATGGGGTGgctcttcaacttcttggGCTGTGCCACTGCTAGCGGGGTGTTTCCCGTTGCACTGACATTTACATGGAACAAACTGAACAAATGGGGGGCAGTCAGTGGATCTATCCTGGGTATGACTTTGGCAATCGCAATATGGCTCATTACTTGTAAGGCATACATGGGTGAAATCACTGTGGCTAACTTATCCAATAGATGGGTTTCATTTGCCGGAAACGCTGCTGCATTATTCCTTGGCGGTATCTTTTCCATCGGGGTTTCGCTGATCTGGCCTGCGAACTTTGACTGGGACAACATCAGGAATAAGACCATTCTCACAGAGCCCTTCAATGAAACTGTTTTACATAAAGATGGAAAGTCTGCTGTACAGGAGGAGGAAACATATGAAATAAAAGATCCGGTGGGAGCCAAGTTAGAGAGCTGCTCTTCATCTGAAGACGTCGAAGCTCTGGACGTTCCATTAGCTGAAGTAATTCCTGCTGCCAAGTTGAACAAACagttcaagtttttcatGAAATTGTCACTGATGTCCGCCTTCTGCCTTGCCGTTTTGATCCCCATTCCACAGATTGCTGCTCCATTTGTCTACacgaaaaattttttcacttttgtTATTGCCGTCAACATTATTTGGCTATTCTGCACTTTTATACTGTGTGTTGTGCTACCACTCTTTGAGTCCAGAGAATTCTTCAGAAACTTGATCAGACAGCTTTCGCAAAAGACAGCCTAG